The proteins below come from a single Ictalurus punctatus breed USDA103 chromosome 29, Coco_2.0, whole genome shotgun sequence genomic window:
- the LOC108260542 gene encoding uncharacterized protein LOC108260542 isoform X2, with the protein MSAFCSRRIGASPVNIRQPVMRVSRDVRRNVFFKSSESDLPKLTTMTPVPDSGVTKPKKKSWLSRLGMSKIFRKKSKAGTEADDSDESESLSGKSQRGREVYRIPSRRPLLFKKMHLRFPRRKTTRSRNSVSLCNINQETRSVFGSAQINNMVERDMASASVTPQWSEAADVISTLSRANQEDETGTTTYIINLPIISPFAVHHCAHAIVLRAQRACGSNPAGTLMLAAKSKQVGQLAESVLHILSKMPGLCLADGENIPKQLHRVVIERMYEELLSNMGTPFDLMKAFNAGAERVHHAFAQSFLKAMEDEDLESCLFCPPGTDSLCDENESDRTDEDSVEKSTSMAILLLLKLLANGPPHTLPPDVSPQKLMNKVLTSCTEALSGSVGEQIEKLYQKIFVDLCGQVSVGRLFHMAYASEDWGFDDDVIAPLTPLTPETDAGVTKLKKKTLPSHFRAPKSFTKVKRDMDSASVTPQWSEATDTISTWSSASQEDEPGRITYIIYLNLPIISPFAVHHCAHAIVLRAQRACSSNPAGTLMLAAKSKQVGQLAESVLKVLSRMPELCVADGEHIPKKLHPVVIDRIYEELLSKTGTPFDLMKAFNAGAEWIHHAFAQSFLKAMEDEDLELCLLYPSNSDSLHDDRTDAVSAENSTSMAILLLLKLLANGPPHTLPPDVSPQELMNKLLTLCTAALSRSVGKHIEDLYQKVFVDLCGQVNVEKLFHMADTSEDWGFDDDVITSPTSLSITPLTPN; encoded by the exons ATGTCGGCTTTTTGTTCAAGAAG GATCGGTGCTTCTCCTGTTAACATCAGGCAACCAGTGATGAGAGTCTCCAGGGACGTTCGGAGGAAT GTGTTTTTCAAGAGCAGTGAATCTGACTTGCCAAAACTGACAACTATGACTCCTGTACCTGACTCTGGTGTTACAAAGCCGAAGAAGAAATCGTGGCTGTCTCGCTTAGGCATGTCAAAGATTTTCCGAAAG AAATCGAAGGCAGGAACTGAGGCAGATGATTCAGATGAATCTGAAA GTCTGTCCGGGAAATCACAGCGCGGGAGAGAAGTGTACCGTATACCATCACGGAGGCCTCTTCTCTTCAAAAAAATGCATCTCCGCTTTCCTCGGAGAAAAACAACCCGTTCCAG GAACAGTGTCTCTCTTTGCAACATCAACCAAGAAACAAGGAGTGTCTTCGGTTCAGCTCAGATTAATAATATg GTTGAAAGGGACATGGCTTCTGCTTCAGTGACACCACAATGGAGTGAAGCTGCAGACGTGATTTCAACTTTGTCACGTGCAAACCAGGAAGATGAGACAGGAACGACCACATACATCATTAACCTTCCTATAATCTCTCCTTTCGCTGTGCACCACTGTGCTCATGCCATTGTACTACGAGCACAGCGGGCATGCGGCTCGAATCCTGCCGGAACACTGATGTTAGCGGCTAAGAGCAAACAAGTGGGGCAACTGGCAGAATCCGTGCTTCATATTTTATCCAAGATGCCCGGACTTTGTCTAGCTGATGGTGAGAACATCCCGAAGCAGCTCCACCGTGTAGTCATAGAAAGGATGTATGAAGAGCTGCTGTCAAATATGGGGACGCCATTTGACCTCATGAAGGCCTTTAATGCTGGAGCTGAGCGGGTACATCACGCCTTCGCTCAGTCCTTTCTGAAGGCAATGGAAgatgaggatttggagtcgtgCCTGTTTTGTCCACCAGGCACAGACAGTCTCTGTGATGAGAATGAAAGTGACAGGACTGATGAAGATTCTGTTGAGAAGAGCACAAGCATGGCCATATTACTGCTACTGAAACTTCTGGCTAACGGTCCTCCACACACGCTTCCTCCTGATGTCTCCCCTCAGAAACTGATGAACAAAGTTCTAACTTCATGCACTGAGGCTCTGAGTGGATCTGTTGGAGAACAGATTGAAAAACTCTATCAGAAGATTTTTGTTGATCTTTGTGGACAAGTTAGTGTCGGGAGATTGTTCCACATGGCGTATGCTTCTGAGGACTGGGGGTTTGACGATGATGTCATCGCTCCTCTGACGCCTTTGACTCCTGAGACTGATGCTGGGGTTACAAAGTTGAAGAAGAAAACACTGCCGTCTCACTTCAGAGCGCCAAAGAGTTTCACAAAG GTTAAACGTGACATGGATTCTGCTTCAGTGACACCACAATGGAGTGAAGCTACAGACACGATTTCAACTTGGTCAAGTGCAAGCCAGGAAGATGAGCCAGGAAGGATCACGTACATCATTTACCTCAATCTTCCTATAATCTCTCCTTTCGCTGTGCACCACTGTGCTCATGCCATTGTACTACGAGCACAGCGGGCATGCAGCTCGAATCCTGCAGGAACACTGATGTTAGCGGCTAAGAGTAAACAAGTGGGGCAACTGGCAGAATCCGTGCTTAAAGTTTTATCCAGGATGCCAGAACTTTGTGTGGCGGACGGTGAGCACATCCCCAAAAAGCTCCACCCTGTAGTCATAGACAGGATCTATGAAGAGCTGCTGTCAAAAACAGGAACTCCGTTTGACCTCATGAAGGCCTTTAATGCTGGAGCTGAGTGGATACATCATGCCTTCGCTCAGTCCTTTCTGAAGGCAATGGAAGATGAGGATTTGGAGTTATGTTTGCTTTATCCGTCAAACTCGGACAGCCTCCATGACGACAGGACTGATGCAGTATCTGCTGAGAACAGCACAAGCATGGCCATATTACTGCTACTGAAACTGCTAGCTAATGGTCCTCCACACACGCTTCCTCCTGATGTCTCCCCTCAGGAACTGATGAACAAACTTCTAACTTTGTGCACTGCGGCTCTGAGTAGATCTGTTGGAAAACATATTGAAGACCTCTATCAGAAGGTTTTTGTTGATCTTTGTGGACAAGTTAATGTA
- the LOC108260542 gene encoding uncharacterized protein LOC108260542 isoform X1 encodes MSAFCSRRIGASPVNIRQPVMRVSRDVRRNVRVFFKSSESDLPKLTTMTPVPDSGVTKPKKKSWLSRLGMSKIFRKKSKAGTEADDSDESESLSGKSQRGREVYRIPSRRPLLFKKMHLRFPRRKTTRSRNSVSLCNINQETRSVFGSAQINNMVERDMASASVTPQWSEAADVISTLSRANQEDETGTTTYIINLPIISPFAVHHCAHAIVLRAQRACGSNPAGTLMLAAKSKQVGQLAESVLHILSKMPGLCLADGENIPKQLHRVVIERMYEELLSNMGTPFDLMKAFNAGAERVHHAFAQSFLKAMEDEDLESCLFCPPGTDSLCDENESDRTDEDSVEKSTSMAILLLLKLLANGPPHTLPPDVSPQKLMNKVLTSCTEALSGSVGEQIEKLYQKIFVDLCGQVSVGRLFHMAYASEDWGFDDDVIAPLTPLTPETDAGVTKLKKKTLPSHFRAPKSFTKVKRDMDSASVTPQWSEATDTISTWSSASQEDEPGRITYIIYLNLPIISPFAVHHCAHAIVLRAQRACSSNPAGTLMLAAKSKQVGQLAESVLKVLSRMPELCVADGEHIPKKLHPVVIDRIYEELLSKTGTPFDLMKAFNAGAEWIHHAFAQSFLKAMEDEDLELCLLYPSNSDSLHDDRTDAVSAENSTSMAILLLLKLLANGPPHTLPPDVSPQELMNKLLTLCTAALSRSVGKHIEDLYQKVFVDLCGQVNVEKLFHMADTSEDWGFDDDVITSPTSLSITPLTPN; translated from the exons ATGTCGGCTTTTTGTTCAAGAAG GATCGGTGCTTCTCCTGTTAACATCAGGCAACCAGTGATGAGAGTCTCCAGGGACGTTCGGAGGAATGTTAGG GTGTTTTTCAAGAGCAGTGAATCTGACTTGCCAAAACTGACAACTATGACTCCTGTACCTGACTCTGGTGTTACAAAGCCGAAGAAGAAATCGTGGCTGTCTCGCTTAGGCATGTCAAAGATTTTCCGAAAG AAATCGAAGGCAGGAACTGAGGCAGATGATTCAGATGAATCTGAAA GTCTGTCCGGGAAATCACAGCGCGGGAGAGAAGTGTACCGTATACCATCACGGAGGCCTCTTCTCTTCAAAAAAATGCATCTCCGCTTTCCTCGGAGAAAAACAACCCGTTCCAG GAACAGTGTCTCTCTTTGCAACATCAACCAAGAAACAAGGAGTGTCTTCGGTTCAGCTCAGATTAATAATATg GTTGAAAGGGACATGGCTTCTGCTTCAGTGACACCACAATGGAGTGAAGCTGCAGACGTGATTTCAACTTTGTCACGTGCAAACCAGGAAGATGAGACAGGAACGACCACATACATCATTAACCTTCCTATAATCTCTCCTTTCGCTGTGCACCACTGTGCTCATGCCATTGTACTACGAGCACAGCGGGCATGCGGCTCGAATCCTGCCGGAACACTGATGTTAGCGGCTAAGAGCAAACAAGTGGGGCAACTGGCAGAATCCGTGCTTCATATTTTATCCAAGATGCCCGGACTTTGTCTAGCTGATGGTGAGAACATCCCGAAGCAGCTCCACCGTGTAGTCATAGAAAGGATGTATGAAGAGCTGCTGTCAAATATGGGGACGCCATTTGACCTCATGAAGGCCTTTAATGCTGGAGCTGAGCGGGTACATCACGCCTTCGCTCAGTCCTTTCTGAAGGCAATGGAAgatgaggatttggagtcgtgCCTGTTTTGTCCACCAGGCACAGACAGTCTCTGTGATGAGAATGAAAGTGACAGGACTGATGAAGATTCTGTTGAGAAGAGCACAAGCATGGCCATATTACTGCTACTGAAACTTCTGGCTAACGGTCCTCCACACACGCTTCCTCCTGATGTCTCCCCTCAGAAACTGATGAACAAAGTTCTAACTTCATGCACTGAGGCTCTGAGTGGATCTGTTGGAGAACAGATTGAAAAACTCTATCAGAAGATTTTTGTTGATCTTTGTGGACAAGTTAGTGTCGGGAGATTGTTCCACATGGCGTATGCTTCTGAGGACTGGGGGTTTGACGATGATGTCATCGCTCCTCTGACGCCTTTGACTCCTGAGACTGATGCTGGGGTTACAAAGTTGAAGAAGAAAACACTGCCGTCTCACTTCAGAGCGCCAAAGAGTTTCACAAAG GTTAAACGTGACATGGATTCTGCTTCAGTGACACCACAATGGAGTGAAGCTACAGACACGATTTCAACTTGGTCAAGTGCAAGCCAGGAAGATGAGCCAGGAAGGATCACGTACATCATTTACCTCAATCTTCCTATAATCTCTCCTTTCGCTGTGCACCACTGTGCTCATGCCATTGTACTACGAGCACAGCGGGCATGCAGCTCGAATCCTGCAGGAACACTGATGTTAGCGGCTAAGAGTAAACAAGTGGGGCAACTGGCAGAATCCGTGCTTAAAGTTTTATCCAGGATGCCAGAACTTTGTGTGGCGGACGGTGAGCACATCCCCAAAAAGCTCCACCCTGTAGTCATAGACAGGATCTATGAAGAGCTGCTGTCAAAAACAGGAACTCCGTTTGACCTCATGAAGGCCTTTAATGCTGGAGCTGAGTGGATACATCATGCCTTCGCTCAGTCCTTTCTGAAGGCAATGGAAGATGAGGATTTGGAGTTATGTTTGCTTTATCCGTCAAACTCGGACAGCCTCCATGACGACAGGACTGATGCAGTATCTGCTGAGAACAGCACAAGCATGGCCATATTACTGCTACTGAAACTGCTAGCTAATGGTCCTCCACACACGCTTCCTCCTGATGTCTCCCCTCAGGAACTGATGAACAAACTTCTAACTTTGTGCACTGCGGCTCTGAGTAGATCTGTTGGAAAACATATTGAAGACCTCTATCAGAAGGTTTTTGTTGATCTTTGTGGACAAGTTAATGTA